A DNA window from Helianthus annuus cultivar XRQ/B chromosome 15, HanXRQr2.0-SUNRISE, whole genome shotgun sequence contains the following coding sequences:
- the LOC110911131 gene encoding zinc-finger homeodomain protein 10 encodes METLTPPPLPPSTTTAAAVKTPDPESEPPQSNTVTKQLPPPLTTTNGVLKRHKPLHHHQPPPVVVAYKECMKNHAAAMGSHAVDGCGEFMPSPTSSPTYPTSLKCAACGCHRNFHRREPEESLFPSPTTTTTHHPPLQHVIEYQPHHRHHPPPPPSHPPPPPLTTSPGNSPSPPPISSSYYPSAPHMLLALSSGVSPPPADTHHHISPITTTGTNKKRFRTKFTQEQKLKMHEIAERVGWKMQKRDEDLIIEFCNQIGVDKNVFKVWMHNNKTTFGNKKDYPNNETGSPHEGIDFIMSRNNPPLHNHDQDNHNNTTTPHGLQLHNNISDSFGGTVGNVIGPKGSSSSS; translated from the coding sequence ATGGAAACCCTTACACCCCCACCActaccaccgtccaccaccaccgcTGCCGCCGTGAAAACCCCGGATCCAGAGTCGGAGCCACCACAATCCAACACAGTCACAAAACAACTTCCACCACCGTTAACCACCACCAACGGCGTTTTAAAACGCCACAagccactccaccaccaccagccACCGCCGGTGGTGGTGGCCTACAAAGAATGCATGAAGAATCACGCCGCCGCCATGGGCAGCCACGCCGTCGACGGCTGCGGCGAGTTCATGCCGTCGCCGACCTCCTCCCCCACCTACCCCACCTCACTAAAATGCGCGGCTTGCGGCTGCCACCGGAATTTCCACCGCCGTGAGCCGGAAGAGTCACTTTTCCCctcccccaccaccaccaccacccaccacccacccctCCAACACGTCATCGAGTACCAaccccaccaccgccaccacccccctcccccaccctcccacccacccccaccacccTTAACCACCAGCCCCGGCAACTCACCATCACCCCCTCCGATCTCCTCCTCCTACTACCCCTCCGCCCCCCACATGCTCCTCGCCCTGAGCTCCGGCGTATCCCCTCCTCCGGCCGACACCCATCACCACATTTCTCCGATCACCACCACCGGAACAAACAAAAAACGGTTCCGAACAAAATTCACACAGGaacaaaaactaaaaatgcaCGAAATAGCGGAACGAGTGGGATGGAAGATGCAAAAACGCGACGAAGATTTAATCATCGAATTCTGCAACCAAATTGGTGTAGACAAAAATGTGTTCAAAGTCTGGATGCACAACAACAAAACCACTTTCGGAAACAAAAAAGATTATCCCAACAACGAAACCGGTTCCCCACACGAGGGAATCGACTTCATCATGTCACGAAACAACCCTCCGCTCCACAACCATGACCAAGATAACCACAACAACACCACCACCCCCCACGGGCTGCAGCTACATAATAATATTAGTGATAGCTTTGGCGGCACCGTGGGGAATGTGATAGGCCCAAAaggttcatcatcatcttcttga
- the LOC110913478 gene encoding zinc finger MYM-type protein 1-like yields the protein MAPKQPSGWQKRQKRKRQDELVKSQKGAMQKFLTPIPPIVDVEKPQEHVEVEREHDEVEQEQDRVEVEDEEHVEKQQEQEHVEEQQQEEHVDYIFDPRRWEGLNADEIKLLVAKGPKRDTSIEFGPYDKFNRRFSSTIYTRTLSNLEKCDREWLVYSKDLDKMFCFCCKVFRNGAPKGRLGGVGFDDWHHATGRVREHEVSLDHLINMKKWFDLRKRLKSDNTIDKFQYEQFKKEADYWKQVLFRIIALIKFLAKHNLAFRGNKEKLYEKGNGNFLGLVEMLEEFDLVIKEHVRRITSDDIHVHYLGHKIQNEIILMLADEIKKELIKNIKEAKYYSIILDCTPDSSHKEQMTIIVRYVKFSSNSVIVEESFLGFLNANDTTGKGLFDVTYAELQNLGLEIDDMRGQGYDNGANMKGSHQGVQTRFLKENPRAFYTPCGSHSLNLTLCDMAYSCVKGKSFFGHIQRIYTIFANSINRWQILKDNVKNWSLKSLSQTRWESRFESVKAIKLQLDDVREALLEVGETDSDAAIAEEALALAENQLSGFDFLVSIVIWYEVLNRVNIVSKKLQAKDMHLEIAIQEINNLIEYFKDYRETGFLKAIEEATEIASDMEIDPIFKEKRKIKRKKRKDETSSSEEVAFTVEENFRVNFFLYIVDQAIASLEKRFEQFKWYEGLFGFLFPRTLRIIKDEDLKSSCHRLENALRFKEKSDIDGEALYTELNLFRDSLTNKFSSPVDVLEYMKEDGYSPEACIAYRILLTIPVTVASAERSFSKLKLLKSYLRSSMSQERLSGLAMIAIENEVLDDINCEELIHQFAIKNARRASRIIG from the exons ATGGCTCCTAAACAACCATCCGGATGGCAAAAACGTCAAAAGAGGAAACGACAAGATGAATTAGTGAAGTCACAAAAGGGTGCTATGCAAAAATTTTTGACGCCTATTCCGCCTATTGTTGATGTGGAAAAACCACAAGAGCATGTTGAAGTAGAACGGGAACACGATGAAGTAGAACAAGAGCAAGATCGTGTGGAAGTAGAAGACGAAGAACATGTTGAAAAGCAACAAGAACAAGAACATGTTGAAGAGCAACAACAAGAAGAGCATGTTGATTATATATTTGATCCAAGAAGGTGGGAAGGACTAAATGCGGATGAGATTAAACTATTGGTCGCGAAAGGTCCTAAAAGAGATACTAGTATTGAATTTGGTCCATATGATAAATTTAATAGACGATTTTCATCCACTATTTATACAAGAACATTATCAAACTTGGAGAAGTGTGATAGAGAATGGCTAGTATATTCGAAAGACCTAGATAAgatgttttgtttttgttgcaaAGTGTTTAGAAATGGGGCGCCAAAAGGTAGATTGGGAGGTGTAGGTTTTGATGATTGGCACCATGCTACCGGTAGAGTGAGAGAACATGAAGTTTCTTTAGATCATCTCATAAATATGAAAAAGTGGTTTGATTTGCGTAAAAGATTGAAATCGGACAACACAATTGATAAATTTCAATATGAGCAATTCAAGAAGGAAGCAGATTATTGGAAACAAGTCCTTTTTAGAATCATTGCGCTAATCAAATTTCTTGCTAAGCATAATTTAGCATTTCGTGGAAATAAAGAAAAGTTGTATGAAAAAG GTAATGGAAATTTCTTGGGTCTAGTTGAGATGTTGGAAGAGTTTGATCTGGTTATCAAAGAGCATGTTCGGCGGATCACTAGTGACGACATTCATGTGCATTATCTTGGACACAAGATCCAAAATGAGATAATACTTATGCTTGCTGATGAAATTAAAAAAGAACTTATTAAGAACATAAAAGAAGCAAAGTACTACTCAATCATACTGGATTGTACCCCCGATTCTAGTCACAAAGAACAGATGACTATAATAGTGAGGTATGTAAAGTTCTCATCTAATTCTGTTATTGTTGAGGAGTCATTTTTGGGGTTTTTAAATGCTAATGATACCACTGGGAAGGGACTATTTGATGTAACTTATGCGGAGTTACAAAATCTTGGTCTTGAAATTGATGACATGCGTGGCCAAGGATATGACAATGGGGCAAATATGAAAGGCTCACATCAAGGAGTCCAAACgagatttttaaaagaaaatccaAGAGCATTTTACACTCCTTGTGGTAGCCATTCACTTAACCTTACATTATGTGATATGGCTTATAGTTGTGTTAAAGGAAAGAGTTTTTTTGGACACATCCAACGGATTTATACTATTTTTGCAAATTCTATCAATCGTTGGCAAATTTTGAAAGATAATGTGAAAAACTGGAGTCTAAAGTCATTGTCTCAAACTCGTTGGGAAAGTCGTTTTGAGAGTGTTAAGGCAATCAAATTGCAACTTGATGATGTGCGGGAAGCTTTGCTTGAAGTTGGAGAGACAGATAGTGATGCTGCAATTGCAGAGGAAGCATTAGCTTTAGCAGAAAATCAACTTAGTGGATTTGATTTTTTGGTATCAATTGTTATTTGGTATGAAGTGTTAAACCGGGTGAATATTGTGAGCAAAAAATTACAAGCAAAGGATATGCATCTTGAAATTGCTATTCAAGAAATAAACAATTTGATTGAGTACTTTAAGGATTATAGAGAAACCGGTTTTCTTAAAGCGATTGAAGAAGCTACGGAGATTGCTAGTGATATGGAAATTGATCCCATATTTAAAGAAAAACGTAAGattaaaaggaaaaaaagaaaagaTGAGACTTCTAGTAGCGAAGAAGTTGCATTTACAGTAGAAGAAAATTTCAGAGTAAACTTTTTCTTATATATTGTAGATCAAGCCATTGCTTCTTTAGAGAAAAGATTTGAACAATTTAAATGGTACGAGGGTTTATTTGGTTTTTTGTTTCCACGTACGTTGAGGATTATTAAAGATGAAGATCTTAAGTCGTCTTGTCATCGTCTTGAAAATGCACTCAGGTTTAAAGAAAAATCGGATATTGATGGCGAGGCACTTTATACAGAGCTTAATTTATTTCGTGACTCACTAACCAATAAATTTAGCAGTCCTGTAGATGTTTTGGAGTATATGAAAGAAGACGGTTATTCCCCAGAAGCATGCATTGCATATAGAATATTGTTGACTATTCCAGTCACTGTGGCATCTGCAGAAAGAAGTTTTTCGAAGTTGAAGTTATTGAAATCTTACCTACGATCTTCAATGTCCCAAGAAAGACTTAGTGGGTTGGCGATGATTGCTATCGAGAACGAAGTCTTAGATGATATAAACTGTGAAGAGTTGATTCACCAATTTGCTATCAAGAATGCAAGGAGGGCTTCACGAATCATTGGTTAG
- the LOC118487436 gene encoding uncharacterized protein LOC118487436 codes for MAENSSSHRQPGPRPKVGNNFQIERSPEHWVNRCQAAVDTIVMQIARSDFPNIRSGKEINTTELDPSTPRWGDIQTSQSRDSSYQKQIHMVHGGPSRRPNKRNYDQHWREQQVVFPVVPGGPQEERPLDSEDKARLEPVDFPLTGFCNEAVFPLGQIAFPVTLSDGKHSRTVTVNFMVMPATSRHDVLLGRRSQREFSMITSIPHAACGFPTEIGVAILYSSKEVMSVDDEPPAKVVKSSAPNEPEKWVLNNEYPEQTILLGQAISPATRIQLKKLLSNNKDIFAWCPADMTGVPRDIAQHCLNIKPSVEPVAQGRRSFSEEKTKAMDEQVTELLNAGILHEVKYHTWVANPVMVQKHSGGWRMCVDFKDLNKACPKDCYALPEIDKKVDSLASFRWKCFLDCYKGYHQVQMKKEDEDKTAFRTDKGIYCYTKMPFGLRNADATYQRLMDTVFSEDIGKTVEVYMDDLVIMSHEEETMLNNIQRTFDSLRSVNLKLNPTKCSFGMEEGKFLGFIVTRDGFKVNPEKVQAIQLMPSPATIKEMQRLAGRLAALNRFLANHAAKSYPFISTLRNCGKKTPFQWTPEAEATFKQMKECLIQLPTLTAPKEKEPLILYLSATEVAVGAVLMVERENIQTPIYYISKMLTGPETRYSMIEKLVLALIHASRRLRRYFSGHVITVLTNYHLGQILSKPDVAGRLAKWAIELGGYNIFYRPRPAIKGQVLADFATEVPIDKIQECEAIQNPTPVFDDRVWTLPTDGASNDDGAGAGLRLVSPDNHELTYAIRLDFQSTNNEAEYEAFLAGLRLALKMGARNLEANVDSKLVAEQVNGRYDAKGEAMTLYLEQARMLISQFQTFKVNHINRSENKHADALSKLAATSFKHLAKEVRIEVLSNPSIHLKQVSVIEMGDPSWMSPIILYLQHGKLPEGKAKARKIQHKAINYEMADGVLYRKSFMGPLLRCVDKTDAQYLVREIHEGLCGIHAGPRMVVAKIMSAGYYWPGMHMDAVDLLRRCEACQRHAPKTLRPKNPLIPVTSAWPFQQFGLPLRIISDNGTNFAAEDLQKWFKEMKIEHNFASVAHPQANGRVESVNKQIVDGIKARLGTARRGWVDELPSILWAHRTMPKTSTGETPFSLVYGSEAVIPAEIGLPSPRMIAMEKQNNEQERRMDLDLLEERRENAAITEARYKSKLEKYYNARVRVCTFVPGDFVLRDNEASNAEKPGKLAPRWEGPYVINEVLGKGAYTLKRIDGTLVPRTWNAQQLRRCYI; via the exons ATGGCAGAAAACTCATCTTCTCACCGGCAACCTGGTCCTCGGCCAAAAGTCGGAAACAATTTCCAAATAGAAAGATCCCCAGAACATTGGGTTAACAGATGCCAAGCTGCTGTAGACACAATTGTTATGCAAATCGCCAGATCTGATTTCCCAAACATCAGATCTGGAAAAGAAATCAATACTACAGAATTGGACCCATCAACACCACGTTGGGGGGACATCCAAACCAGCCAATCCAGAGATAGCAGTTATCAGAAACAAATACACATGGTTCACGGAGGTCCGTCACGAAGACCAAATAAACGAAACTATGATCAACATTGGAGAGAACAGCAAGTCGTGTTCCCTGTTGTTCCTGGGGGCCCTCAGGAGGAACGACCA CTCGATTCAGAAGATAAAGCACGTTTAGAACCGGTCGATTTTCCCCTCACCGGATTCTGTAATGAAGCCGTATTCCCATTAGGGCAAATCGCTTTCCCGGTGACTTTATCAGATGGCAAACATTCACGAACAGTTACAGTCAATTTCATGGTCATGCCAGCAACATCACGTCATGATGTTTTGCTCGGGAGAAGGTCACAAAGAGAATTCAGCATGATCACTTCCATTCCACATGCTGCTTGTGGATTTCCGACAGAAATCGGAGTTGCAATTCTCTATTCAAGCAAAGAAGTCATGTCCGTAGACGATGAACCACCAGCAAAGGTAGTCAAATCTTCGGCACCAAACgaaccagagaaatgggttctGAACAACGAATACCCAGAGCAGACCATTCTGCTAGGACAAGCCATTTCACCAGCAACACGCATACAACTGAAAAAGTTGTTGTCTAACAACAAAGATATATTTGCCTGGTGCCCAGCAGACATGACTGGAGTTCCACGCGATATCGCGCAACATTGTTTAAACATCAAACCATCAGTAGAACCTGTTGCTCAGGGGAGGCGCAGCTTCAGTGAAGAAAAAACAAAAGCGATGGACGAGCAAGTGACAGAGTTACTCAATGCGGGAATCTTGCACGAAGTGaaataccatacatgggttgcCAACCCAGTGATGGTACAAAAACATAGCGGCGGatggagaatgtgtgtcgacttCAAGGACCTAAACAAAGCATGCCCCAAAGATTGCTACGCGCTCCCAGAGATAGACAAAAAAGTCGACTCTCTGGCATCATTCAGATGGAAATGCTTTCTCGACTGTTATAAGGGTTATCACCAGGTCCAAATGAAAAAAGAAGACGAAGACAAAACCGCGTTCCGCACAGATAAAGGCATCtactgctacacaaaaatgccgtttggctTGCGCAACGCAGACGCAACTTATCAACGCCTAATGGACACAGTCTTTAGCGAGGATATTGGCAAAACTGTcgaagtatacatggatgacctcgtcatcatgagccaTGAAGAGGAGACAATGCTCAACAATATCCAGCGCACGTTCGATTCCTTACGTAGCGTGAACTTAAAACTTAACCCGACAAAATGCTCCTTCGGCATGGAAGAAGGAAAATTTTTGGGTTTCATAGTTACAAGAGACGGCTTTAAGGTTAATCCAGAAAAAGTGCAGGCCATCCAGCTAATGCCATCACCTGCAACAATCAAAGAAATGCAAAGGCTCGCCGGACGAttagcagctctgaacagattCTTGGCTAATCATGCGGCAAAATCTTATCCATTTATCAGTACGCTGCGAAACTGCGGTAAGAAAACTCCTTTTCAATGGACGCCTGAAGCAGAAGCAACATTCAAGCAAATGAAAGAATGTTTAATTCAACTGCCAACACTGACCgcgccaaaagaaaaagaaccgTTAATCTTATATCTGTCGGCCACGGAAGTAGCAGTAGGCGCAGTATTAATGGTAGAACGGGAAAATATCCAGACTCCAATctactatatcagcaaaatgctcactGGCCCCGAAACTCGTTACTCAATGATAGAAAAATTGGTTCTAGCACTAATACACGCATCCAGACGCTTGCGCAGGTACTTCTCAGGCCATGTCATCACAGTTCTCACAAATTATCATTTAGGCCAAATCTTGTCAAAACCTGATGTGGCGGGAAGATTAGCTAAATGGGCCATTGAGCTGGGAGGCTACAACATTTTTTACAGACCAAGACCAGCAATCAAAGGACAAGTTCTAGCAGACTTCGCCACTGAAGTTCCCATCGATAAAATACAAGAATGTGAGGCAATCCAGAACCCAACACCTGTTTTTGACGACAGAGTCTGGACCTTACCCACGGATGGTGCTTCCAATGATGATGGAGCAGGAGCAGGCCTCCGATTAGTCAGTCCGGATAATCATGAACTTACATATGCCATACGCTTAGATTTCCAAAGTACCAACAATGAAGCAGAATACGAAGCATTTTTAGCAGGTCTCCGTCTAGCACTCAAAATGGGGGCAAGAAACCTTGAAGCCAACGTTGACTCAAAGCTAGTAGCCGAACAAGTTAACGGTCGTTATGATGCGAAAGGGGAAGCTATGACGTTGTACCTTGAACAAGCGCGGATGTTAATCAGCCAATTTCAAACATTCAAAGTTaatcacataaacagaagcgagaacaagcACGCTGACGCGCTAAGCAAGTTAGCTGCTACCAGCTTTAAACACTTAGCAAAGGAGGTACGCATAGAGGTATTATCCAACCCTTCCATTCATCTCAAGCAAGTAAGCGTCATAGAAATGGGAGATCCATCCTGGATGTCTCCAATCATCTTGTACCTTCAACACGGAAAACTTCCGGAAGGAAAGGCAAAAGCTCGAAAAATACAACACAAAGCAATAAATTACGAGATGGCGGATGGCGTCCTTTATCGAAAATCATTCATGGGCCCATTACTACGCTGTGTTGATAAAACAGACGCCCAATACCTAGTCAGAGAAATCCACGAGGGATTATGCGGGATACACGCGGGACCGcgcatggtcgtggcaaaaataatgagcgccggatactactggccaggaATGCACATGGACGCAGTTGATCTATTAAGAAGATGCGAGGCATGTCAACGCCACGCACCAAAGACACTTCGACCCAAAAATCCGCTAATTCCCGTTACTTCCGCCTGGCCATTCCAACA ATTTGGATTACCATTGCGCATTATTTCCGACAATGGTACAAACTTCGCCGCAGAAGATcttcaaaaatggttcaaagaaatgaaGATCGAGCACAACTTTGCCTCCGTTGCGCATCCTCAAGCGAACGGTCGGGTAGAAAGCGTAAACAAACAAATCGTTGACGGCATAAAAGCGCGACTTGGGACAGCGCGCAGAGGGTGGGTTGACGAACTTCCCAGCATCCTCTGGGCGCATCGAACAATGCCAAAGACTAGCACCGGCGAAACTCCGTTCAGTCTAGTCTATGGGTCTGAGGCCGTCATTCCAGCTGAGATAGGTTTACCGTCACCGCGCATGATAGCCATGGAAAAACAGAACAATGAACAAGAGCGCAGAATGGATTTGGATCttttggaagaaaggcgcgagaacgccgccATAACGGAAGCAAGGTACAAATCCAAGCTCGAAAAATATTACAATGCGCGCGTTCGTGTTTGCACCTTTGTCCCCGGCGATTTTGTCTTGCGCGACAATGAGGCTTCAAACGCTGAAAAACCCGGCAAATTAGCGCCAagatgggaaggaccatacgtcATTAATGAGGTCCTAGGCAAGGGGGCATATACCCTAAAAAGGATCGATGGGACCCTAGTCCCCCGCACCTGGAACGCACAACAGTTGCGCAGGTGTTACATATGA